The proteins below are encoded in one region of Pomacea canaliculata isolate SZHN2017 linkage group LG7, ASM307304v1, whole genome shotgun sequence:
- the LOC112569337 gene encoding uncharacterized protein LOC112569337 isoform X1, whose amino-acid sequence MYSDGDVFSSDTLQLQVYYRPVIRITRSDNQGQPLSTYTEVIKGHNVTFVCDADSNPPPASITWSGKVNSTTGELHIIAAQQTTHDGIYTCTVVTETADDDERLPLRASSQITLIVKVFFQGPSFLESQETKQLTQSYHIHRTTQFSSFPQKKK is encoded by the exons atgtacagtgatggtgacgttttctccagtgacacactgcaattacaggtttact atcgcccagttatcaggataacacggagtgacaaTCAGGGTCAGCCTCTGTCCACCTAcactgaggtcatcaagggtcacaatgtgacgtttgtgtgtgacgctgacagcaacccgcctcctgcttccatcacgtggtcagggaaagtaaacagcactactggggagctacacatcatagcagcacagcagacgacacacgacggtatctacacctgtaccgtggtcactgaaacagctgatgatgatgaacgtcTTCCTCTGAGGGCATCTTCTCAAATTACACTTATCGTTAAAG TCTTTTTTCAGGGGCCATCTTTTCTTGAATCACAAGAAACCAAACAACTAACACAGTCGTACCACATCCACCGCACGACACAGTTCAGCAGCTTTCCACAGAA GAAGAAATAA
- the LOC112569337 gene encoding uncharacterized protein LOC112569337 isoform X2, which produces MYSDGDVFSSDTLQLQVYYRPVIRITRSDNQGQPLSTYTEVIKGHNVTFVCDADSNPPPASITWSGKVNSTTGELHIIAAQQTTHDGIYTCTVVTETADDDERLPLRASSQITLIVKVFFQGPSFLESQETKQLTQSYHIHRTTQFSSFPQKKK; this is translated from the exons atgtacagtgatggtgacgttttctccagtgacacactgcaattacaggtttact atcgcccagttatcaggataacacggagtgacaaTCAGGGTCAGCCTCTGTCCACCTAcactgaggtcatcaagggtcacaatgtgacgtttgtgtgtgacgctgacagcaacccgcctcctgcttccatcacgtggtcagggaaagtaaacagcactactggggagctacacatcatagcagcacagcagacgacacacgacggtatctacacctgtaccgtggtcactgaaacagctgatgatgatgaacgtcTTCCTCTGAGGGCATCTTCTCAAATTACACTTATCGTTAAAG TCTTTTTTCAGGGGCCATCTTTTCTTGAATCACAAGAAACCAAACAACTAACACAGTCGTACCACATCCACCGCACGACACAGTTCAGCAGCTTTCCACAGAA